TGCACTCTACGCAGTAGCTATGCATAAATCAGGTTATATTTCTACCCACAACGCCAGAGCACCCTTGAGTGGAAATTATGAAAAAGACCTTTTTGCTAACCGCTCTAAGCGCATTTTTACCGATCGAGGTGTGCGTGGAGCTAACCATGAAAAACCTGTTTTATTGCAAACATACCGCAGGGAAGATGGGGTAATTATGCATGATATTTCTGTGCCCATTTATGTAGGAGGGCGACACTGGGGCGGGTTTCGCATTGGCTACAAACCCAGTGCCGCATAATTTTTGTTGATACAGTTATAAACTTTTTGGCTTTTGCATCTTGCACGGTACCCCAAAGGCAACTGTGTTGGGGTCGATGTTTGAAATAACCACGGACCCAGCCCCAATGGCACTTTCTCTACCGATGTGGATATTTTGAATCACACAAGACCCAATGCCTACATGTACCAAATCTTCTACAATCACTTTGCGGGCAATGGAGACATTAGGGGAGATGTGTGTAAAGTCTCCTACACTGCTTTCGTGTTCTACAATAGCACCCGAATTTAAAATCACCCCATCTCCAATGCGTGCTTTTGCATTGACGACCACATTGGGCATCACAACAGTTCCTTGACCAAGGGTAGCACTTGGAGAGATGACTGCTGTGGGGTGGATAAGGGTGGCAATTTCAAAACCTTGCGCGACGAGTTTTGTAAAGAGTGCTTTGCGGGTGTGGTTGCTAGCAACTCCAAGGGCAACTGGGATTTTTTGGTCTGAAGAAATGGCATCAAGCCCAGAGTGGTCTGAATCTGTACCGTCAATGTAGACTATTTCTTCATATCCACATGCTTGGGCGATGTCAGCAAGCACAAGCCCGTGACCAGAAGAGCCGTAGATGTAAATGACTTTCATGGGAATCCTTTGGTGATTTTTTATGCTAGATTATAGCGCAGACTTCTTAGCAAATCCCTTGAAAAACGCTCCACATGTCCCGCCTAAGCACAGTTTTGGTAAAATACTCCTTTTTTACTTTGGAGCGCGTATGAGACAGTATGTTTTGAAAATTGATTGCAAAGACGAAAAAGGGCTGATTTATCGCATTGCTGATGTGGTCTTTAAATACCAACTTAACATTGTGAAAAACGATGAGTTTGTAGATGCTGAGCGAGGGCGGTTTTTTATGCGCGCGGTGCTTAGCGGAGAAGCAGATATGGGAGCATTTCAAGGGACCCTTGGGGCGATGTTGCCAAGCGATGCGGCGATTTATTGCAGCCAAGAGCGCAAGAAAAACATTGTAATTATGGGGACCAAAGAGAGCCATTGTTTGGGTGATATTTTGCTTAAACATGATAGCAATGACCTCAATGCCAATATCTTAGCCATCGTTTCAAATTACGATGATTTGCGCCCTCTAGCGCAAAAGTTTGACATTCCCTACCATTATGTTTCCCATGCAGGTTTAGAGCGCGAAACGCATGAAGCGAGGGTTCTTGAAGTGTTAGGGGATTATACGATTGACTTTTTAGTGCTGGCTAAATACATGCGGATTCTTTCACCTTCGTTTGTGTCGCACTATGCCAAAAAAACCATCAACATTCACCACTCCTTTTTGCCTGCTTTTATTGGCGCTAATCCCTACAAGCAAGCCCATGAGCGGGGGGTAAAAATCATTGGCGCGACGGCGCATTTTGTGACTAATGACTTGGATGAGGGGCCCATCATCGCTCAAGATGTCATTCATGTGAGCCATGAGATGGGCTGGAAAGAGATGCAGCGTGCGGGGCGAAATGTCGAAAAAGTCGTGCTTTCTAATGCTCTTGATTTAGCTTTAGAAGACCGCATTTTTGTACATGAAAATAAGACGATTATTTTCTAATGTTTAACATCGTTTTAGTACATCCGCAAATCCCCCAAAACACGGGAAGCATTGGGCGCATGTGTGTCAATACCGATTGCGCGCTTCACATCATTAAGCCCACAGTGTTTGATTTGAGTGAAAAAGCCGTACGGCGCGCGGGGCTTGATTATTGGCATTTGCTAGAGCTACATGTATGGGAAAATGTGGAAGCGTTTTTGGAAGCAAATGCCACCAAAGAAGAGCGCTTTTTTTACGCTACGACCAAAACCAAACAGCGTTATTTTGACGTGCGGTATCAGCCTGGGGATTTTTTGTTCTTTGGAGGCGAATCTACAGGGCTTCCCATGGAGCTCATGCAACGGCGTTTTGAAAATGCTGTGACTATTCCCATGGGAAAACAAGGGCGTAGCCTCAACCAAGCCACCAGCGCAGGGATTGTGTTGTATGAAGCCATTCGTCAAAACTACGAGGCGTTTGCGGCGCTGTGAATTCTCCTTTTGATATCGTTATTTTGGGTGCGGGTGCTTCGGGATTGATGGCTGGAGCCCTTTTGCCTAAGCACTACCGTATTGCTTTTGTGGAGCCCAATGCTAAGATTGGGATGAAAATCCTAGTGAGTGGTGGCGGCAAGTGCAATCTTACTAACCGCCGTGTAGAGCCGCAAGATTACCTTGGTGACCCGGAATTTATCGCACCGGTTTTAAAAGGGTTTATGCCCAAAGAGACGTTAGCCTTTTTTAAGGATGTTGCGCTAGAAGAGCGTGATAGGGGTAAACTTTTTGGAAAGCACAGTGCCAAAGACGTGGTTAGGGTGCTTGAAAAAGAGACCTCCCATTGTGCCTTTTTCTTAGGGCGCCGTTGTA
The window above is part of the Sulfurospirillum tamanense genome. Proteins encoded here:
- the purU gene encoding formyltetrahydrofolate deformylase; translation: MRQYVLKIDCKDEKGLIYRIADVVFKYQLNIVKNDEFVDAERGRFFMRAVLSGEADMGAFQGTLGAMLPSDAAIYCSQERKKNIVIMGTKESHCLGDILLKHDSNDLNANILAIVSNYDDLRPLAQKFDIPYHYVSHAGLERETHEARVLEVLGDYTIDFLVLAKYMRILSPSFVSHYAKKTINIHHSFLPAFIGANPYKQAHERGVKIIGATAHFVTNDLDEGPIIAQDVIHVSHEMGWKEMQRAGRNVEKVVLSNALDLALEDRIFVHENKTIIF
- a CDS encoding tRNA (cytidine(34)-2'-O)-methyltransferase; this translates as MFNIVLVHPQIPQNTGSIGRMCVNTDCALHIIKPTVFDLSEKAVRRAGLDYWHLLELHVWENVEAFLEANATKEERFFYATTKTKQRYFDVRYQPGDFLFFGGESTGLPMELMQRRFENAVTIPMGKQGRSLNQATSAGIVLYEAIRQNYEAFAAL
- a CDS encoding acetyltransferase encodes the protein MKVIYIYGSSGHGLVLADIAQACGYEEIVYIDGTDSDHSGLDAISSDQKIPVALGVASNHTRKALFTKLVAQGFEIATLIHPTAVISPSATLGQGTVVMPNVVVNAKARIGDGVILNSGAIVEHESSVGDFTHISPNVSIARKVIVEDLVHVGIGSCVIQNIHIGRESAIGAGSVVISNIDPNTVAFGVPCKMQKPKSL